The genomic segment gcaccccccatagaactgcctattcttgtccgcaattgaggacaagaataggacatgttctattttttgcagagccacggaccggaagttcggggccgcggcacggaaatgcggatgcagacagcccactgtatgctgtccgcatcttttctgtccccatagaaaatgaatgggtccgcatccgttccgcaattttgcggatgtgtgaattgagccttatagGGCTGAGCGTATACCACAGACGACCTGTGAACacgtgtggcactgtttttggatgAAAGTGCAAGGGGCGCCTTCCACCTAAGGCCCTCTATATAAcgcatcccaggtgtaggaaatgccgagtggtatgttgcggcctaaaatgtctctttatgtgtgtcacggtgctcctacctggatacagctggaccccaggctttggctccgaagcaataaatagggggaataattgaaggataatagaataacttgagtccagatcttgtatgtagttgaacagcagctttacttgaataagcaTTCATCAAAACAATCTTCAAGctctgtcttggttccagcaggcttcttcaataactctgcttgctttctctctgctgtactgcTAAGCTGAATAGGAAAGCTGcactttctctctgtagtctgactctaggtgatgccagggaactttccttctGGCTCCTaaggctttaagctttggcctccatggccagcagagcttaaggtgctctggctggcgtgggcacgtgcccctgcacacctttccctagctgggggtaaactagactggaactaactggtccccacccttcctgcaggaattgGGACTCGCCCACCTTTCtccagaaaggggggggggggggggttagaatggaatgggaggttccattctatctaagtacagctgctggtgaaccaggcatattgtggaggacctggaataaatgcatgaggttagaccaataaagacagtagcagggtgtaagaGTGGCAAcacgtgttaggctactttcacacttgcgttaggagcggatccgtctggtgtctgcacagacggatccgctcctataatgcaaacgcttgcatccgttcagaacggatccgtttgcataaccatgaacaaaaaaaaaaaaaataattttttttttttgttcatgataatgcaaacggatacgttttgactttacattgaaagtcaatgggggacggatccgtttgaaaattgagccataggctactttcacactagcgttcgggtgtccgctcgtgagctccgtttgaaggggctcacaagcggccccgaacgcatccgtctggccctaatgcattctcaatggaggcggatccactgagaatgcatccgcctgccagcgctcagcctccgctccgctcagtgagcggacacctgaacgctgcttgcagcgttcgggtgtccgcctggccgtgtggatccgtccagacttataatggaagtcaatggggacggatccgcttgaagatgacactatatggctcaatcttcaagcggatccgtcccccattgactttcaatgtaaagtctgaacggatccgctcaggctactttcagacttagaaatttttctaagttataatgcagacggatctgttcagaacggatgcaaacgtctgcattatcggagcggatccgtctgatgaaacatcagacggatccgctccgaacgctagtgtgaaagtagccatactgtgtcatcttcaaacggatccgtccccattgacttacattgtaagtctggacggatccgtttgcctccgcacggcctggcggacacccgaacgctgcaagctgcgttcagatgtccgcctgctgagcggaggacaaacggagccagactgatgcattctcagtggatccgcctccactgagaatgcattaggactggacggatccgttcggggccgcttgtgagagccttcaaacggagctcacaagcggagccccgaacgctagtgtgaaagtagccttacaaaagcAGCtctgtttaggcctctttcacacttgcgttgttgggatccggcatgcacttccgttgccggaggtgcctgccggatccagaaaaacgcaagtgtactgaaagcatttgaagacggaactgtcttccaaatgctttcagtgttactatggcacccaggacgctattaaggtcctggttgccatagtagtagtggggagcggtatacttacagtccgtgcggctcccggggcgctccaaaatgacgtcagagcgccccatgcgaatggatgacgtgatccatgcgcttggggcgccctgacgtcactctggagcgcccggggagccgcacggacggtaagtacactgctcccccgctccccactacacttaccatggctgtcaggactttagcgtcccggcagccatggtaaccactctgaaaaagctaaatgtcggctccggcaatgcgccgaaacgacgtttagcttaaggccggatccggatcaatgccttccaatgggcattaattccggatccggccttgcggcaagtgttccggatttttggccggagcaaaaagcgcagcatgctgcggtattttctccggccaacaaacgttccgtaccggaactgaagacatcctgatgcatcctgaacggattactctccattcagaatgcattaggataatcctgatcaggattcttccggcatagagccccgacgacggaactctatgccggaagacaagaacgcaggtgtgaaagagcccttataatcTGTGACTGAACTCATACTCGCCAGCTTTCTGTCTGTGGCATATGGGAAACTGGGTCGCCCACAGACGAAAATGTTCCACTTTTTGTTAGACCACACCAGCACCATGCCCCCTATCATGAGGCGCCTCACCCCCTCAATGTTGAGCACCAAGGCTGCATCCCATTGAAGTTCATGGAGGACTTCCCTCCAGGCAGAGCCCAAGATCTGCCAGCTCTTCAGAGCGGTCTCTGGAAGACTTGGCAGGTGTGACTATTGCAGAGCACCAACCAAACTCTGGCATGGGCATCACCTTCTCTACTATACACAATAAAATAAAGGGGTTGCCACAGCAACCGGCCAGGCTCCAGCTCTCACGCCCAGCAGCACCCCTCCGGAACATGAACACACTCTCCCCCTGTCTACACAGAGGACACGTGCCGCCCGGGGGCAGCGGAGGTGACCCTACCAGAGGTGTGCTATGGCGCGGAGGACTCCACGCTTCCGGCACGTCACCGTGTCGTCATGTGACTCGCCCATGTGCTGTATATGAGGAGCGCGCAGCAGGCACTTCatatcgccgtgcgctgccgagcTGCTCCAGTCATGTCCTCCCAGCGCTCCCATGTAGTAGGCGGCGTCCTGCTCTTCTTAGGTGAGTGATAGCCGCTTGCGCTTCAGCATCTCCTTCTTACCCGATGTATATTGCTTTGAGGTTGGGTTTCTTTAGAATATTAGATGTTTGCTCTTTCTATTCTTCATGACCAATTAATAGTTTGTGTTCTTACATTTTCTCAGTTGCTCCTCAGCACTAGACTTTCATTCCACTTAAAGGGGCAAAGGTAGCTGATTGCTAGGGAGCAACTGATGTGCTCCACTTAGGGATATGATGAGTCTTGTGAAGGCATCTTGATGGACCTGTGGGAGCGATCCTGAGAAATCCCATCTGTCATTTTCATATGAAGAAAGTTACTTTTACTAACTTGTgttacggctactttcacactaattccggcaggcagttctgtcgttggaactgcctgccggaccaGGCAAtctggatgcatttgtgagacggatccgcctgacaaatgcattgcaataccggatcagtctttccgattgtcatccggaaaaaaggaTCTGGTattttatttccccccccccccccctaatttttAAAGGTGTGCAAATTttggtaccagatccggcattaatacatttcaatggaaattttaatgctggatccggcaagtgttcagtctttttggccggagagaaaactgcagtattttctctgtccaaaaaaaacgtaagagggatggaactgatgcatcctgaacggaatgctctccattcagaatgcagtaggataaaactgatctttttttttttttttaatttttattctctggtattgagcccctaggacggaactcaatgccggaaaagaataacgctggtgtgaaagtacccttgctGTGTATTGATCAGGACTAAACCCCCTATTAGAAGGTTTGGTCTTCTAGATGGCACGATGGTTGCCAGGGATGCCGTCGGTCGTATGGCCACGCTGTTTCATTGGCTCCTTGTGTTTCCTGTGAGTTAGATATTGAGTTATTTAGGCAGAGGCTTTCAGCAAGTCCCTGCTTGTCACGCTGTGAAGTAGTACGCAGGTCACTAGTGGCTTTGTGAATGGCATCTGCAGGACTTGCCTGATGAGTAATGTTTGTCCAGGCAAAATCAATGACTGCTGATTAACCCCAACCCTCCCTGAAATTTCCATGCAGATCCTGGGAGCAGTACATGGAGTTTCAATTCTTACCATTCTAGCACTATTCTcgtgtgtgtgtttatatatatatatatatatatattttttttttttcatggggtAGTACCTTCTAAAGATGTCGAGCTATTCTGTCTTTTCTTCTTGTGCCATGTAAGGTGTTTGACTTGTTGTCTTAAATCCGCAGCATGCCTATACACCGCACACTGTTCTCTATCGAATTCCACTGAAAATGAGATCACAGTGACGTTGTCTGGGGAGGGTCACCACAttggtttggaaaatgtaattgaAGTTCCCGATGACGAATACAGTGAAGATGAAAATCCTGAAGAAGACCTCTCAGGGCACTCTGTAGAGGATATTATACGAGGTATGTATAAAATTGTCTGTACTATGATGTAGGTAGTTGTGTACATGTCATTGCTTATGTATTGAAATGGGTTCCCTGGCCTATAAATCTGAGTGGAGGGAATAATGGTAGGAATGTATCAGTTATTTGGAGTAAATCCACTAAACATAGGGTTCAGGGTTAACACTGGATTTTTGAAGCCCCTGTGGTTCCTTGATCATGGATCCAATATGATGTCTGGTACAATCTGGTGTTTTCAGCCTTTTATTGGCTCTAGCAGTGAATCTGTAATGGGGAGAGGGGGATAACCATTTGATTCCATAGACTATCTTCCCCCAATCTATAATCTCCCCATTTGTAGGAATAGACATAACTGTCACACCCCTACCTCCCCAAAATGTGTCTGATCACCAAACTTTTGTGCAACCATTTTATTTAttgtatgcacttatatagcgctaccatattccgcagcgctttacagacattagcatccaactgtccccaatggggctcacaatctaaggtgtaTCCGAGTGAAGTCTGTCTTCAGTTATCTGTGTGGGCCTGGAAATGCATTGCAGAGGTTTCTTCTATTGCCAGGAATGAATCGCCACTCCAGATTTAGTACCTTCTCAACAGCCTCTGGGATGCTATGTGTTTCTCTTTCAATAGATCTGTAGGATTGAATGTTTCTGTGGATTAGGACTCCGGATATCATTgatctgtgtatgtgtaatgtgttaAGGCTTCTGCAACTAAGCTAGTAAATGtaatcctaaggcctctttcacacgaccgtggcagtattgcggatccgcaatacacgtgcactgttccgtgggcattccgcatcactgatgcggacacattaacttcaatgggtccgcaaatccggagatgcagaagcaCTAcactgtacttccgttccgcaaaaagagaacatgtaagagaacatgtcctatcttttttccggatcgcggacccattaaagtgaatgtgtccgcgatccactgcggctgcccaacggttggtgttcgtgcattgcagtccgcagcacagcCACGGGGTGCACCTGTTCATGTGCAAGATGCCTAAtgtagcacatgatggggggggggggcatttcccaTCATAAACCAAAAACTATAATGCATAAGTATTAGTCACTGGGGTTttacaaaacttttgatatgtcagtgACAAGTCAAAGGTATTGATTGCTTGGGTCTGACCGCTGAGACCTCCCCGATCGCTAGAACAAAGGGAAGCAGGATAGGAAGAGTGATGGACTGAACAGAAAATCTTTGAGTCCATCTTGCTTCGACTCCTTGACGGGAATGTCTCGTTCAAATGGTCTTTTAACGTGTAGAGagttaatacgaggcacttactaatgtattgtgactgtccatattgcctcctttgctggcttaattcatttttccatcacattatactctgctcatatctaggggttacgaccacccagcaACAGTGgttgtgtttgcacactataggaaaaaacaccaGCCTTTGGTgtctgggagtgcacataggcatgcatgcacagcagctcccgtcctgacgttcttgtatctgcactgtagaggtggtcataacccctggatacaagcaatgCCTTGAATTAACTTTCTACATGATAACTtttgtttgctgaagtgagacaacccctttaggccagGAGGGAGAACACACTGTGAGCTTCATTTTAGCAATCAATGGGGAAGAACTTGGCAttcagacccccaccagtcaAAACCTATGACACTTCAAAAACTTTGGCCAACTATCTAATGTGCATGAGGGTCATCTTGTCGGTGGATGTTGGGAGATAAAGGATGCCAGAAGTGACCCGACAGTGTCCTTTTCCCCCTCCTCTTTTTCATGACACACACATGTTGGGATGGAGAGCTGTAGGCCATCTAATATGTATGACCAGTCTTAAGCTGGGCATAATGATTGAATAGCTGTTGGCTCAAAGATCTTACAACTTTACACTTATGAGGAGAAATTGGTCTTCTGTGGAGAGAGCCACTGCCAGGCACCTCTGGCATCGGCTTAtttcccaggagaacaagagaatCGGTTGGGAGATCCCGTGTACACTAGTATTGTTGGCTTGGCACCTCTGCATTGCCATGTCGTCCAAAGGGCAGGCCTGTTGATGTTCCATATATCAATGGCTTTTATAACATGGTGACTCAAGTATACAGTAGCAGTGATTAAAGAACTGGACTCATTATGTGTTCCATAAAGGGATTTTGGCTTGCAATAGCTAGCCCTTTATAAATTCTCCAGTGTCCATTAACTTTCCTGAAGACGCCTTAGCAGCTGAATAACATAGTAGTATTCAAAGTGGATTGTAAAGCCTCACCTCAGTGACTCAGTGTGGCAATGAAACCTGTCTAATGACAGGACCTCCTCCCAACCCTTTCTTCAGGGCTTTTTTTTGTACAGAATTTCTCGCATTCCTGAAAGCGACACTTCCGACTAAAATGAAAACTCATGCTTCTCGTGAATGTTAAAGAATCTGGAAGCAGAACTGTCTCCTTAAATTGCTCTTCTCTTTACGTAGACCTAATCCTAACCTGAGTTAATTTTCATAAACTGTGTAGGAGCCTATATTCTGTATCCATCATGGTTCTACTAATTTGACTCTGTATCAAGGTTTTATGACTTTGCTAGCCCTAGCATAAAATGAACTGACTTTTGGTCCTGAGATCAGTGGTGATTATTCCTGTATGTAGCCtgacttggggtccattcacacgtccgttgtttctttcctgatctgttccgtttttgcggaacagatctggacccattcattttcaatgggtcctgaaaaaaaatcagacattgagctgtccgattttttttttttttttttttttttttttttttccctcattttttttctttcaggacccattgaaaatgaatgggtccagatctgttccgcaaaaaacggaacagatcaggaaagaaacaacggacgtgtgaatggacccttattctgaaAAACTGGTTCAGTAGGATCTCTTACAGTATTTGAGGTTATGCCTATAGGCATTAATGGCAGGAAGTCAAATTTTCCAAAGACTCTGTAGTTCAGACCCTTCTGAAACATATTAAAGGCTGAGCAGAACATGCCGTCTGTGGGAACTCCATGCAGGTTCTTACTTTGGAGCAGTGAATCTTAGAAGTATCAACCTTCCAATAAATGATATATTTTCTTTTCCAGTACAAGCTGTTGTTAAGCCAGCTGATGGGGATGTAACTGCTTCTACTGTGGGAAAGAAggcagataaaaagaaaaaaggggaaaagaaGAAGAATAAACAGAAGACCCCCTGCCAAACTACACATAAGAGCTTCTGCGTTCATGGAAAGTGCAGATACCTAGCAAAAGTACCAGCAGTCTCATGCAAGTGAGTACAAGTGTTCAAAACCTTGAATCTCTCCTTTTTTATATAAATTACCTTATTGTCTccaatttagtttatttttatttactgcGGTGAATTTCTTTTACTTGAACTTCCTGCCCATAGAGTACTAATggtaattttgtttgttttttagatgTCATGAGAACTACTTTGGAGAGAGATGCACAGAACGATACTTGAGAACGGGGACTACAGACCATAATGATATGACTACGACCACTATATTGGCAGTTGTAGCAGTTCTACTATCAGTTATCAGCATAACAGCCATAATCATCATCATAGTTGTACAGTAAGTAATCGACTTGACTTTTCCACTGTAATACATCATTATGTTGTCTAAAGTCATGTGCCTAAATACCAGATCTGTCAAATATTCTTGTCCATGGAGGCCTGATTCACATGACCATGGTCCGCCTGGGAAATGCAGTCTGTCAGGCCACTGCTCCCCTGACTCGAACTGACCTAGTGTGTGTTGATATGTGATTGCAGATCTATTGTACTATAATCACATGATGGGACTACAGTAGATCCATGACCAGATAGGAGCTGACTATCATAAAGTGTGATAATGTCATCAGCCTGGGAGATAGGGAAGATGCAGACTGTTTGCCTGGCTGACCATGTTTGTGTGAATAAGCCCAAAGAAAGGTGTTTGACACAGCCTCATATAATGGGACAAGAAAAAGTGAACTTCATGGCATTGTATTTTTGCTGATGTTCCAATTTTTCTCTCTAGCACAAGAAGGAAATATTCCTCCTATGATTGTGAAGCAGAGGAGACCAAGAAACTGGGACAAGACCATGGAAGTGAAGATGTCTAAGTAAGTATAAGAAGTTAAAACTAAACGCGCAGTACACTGCAGAAAAAATTCTCTACAAAGATGCATGCCCACAGGCATTTACAGATAGAATAAATAAAAAGCCCTCCCTATAGCATGTCAGTAGAGGGTTGTATAAACTGATCATCATGCACCCTTGGGGTTCTTTAAGGCAATACTCATCCCCTCCAGTTCTCTGGGCCCACCTGCTGGTCATGtttagtgtcaatgcatcaggacctaccacaggtattcattctgtggaatATTCTCAaatcggcaggtgggccctgaggactgaagTTGAGGAACCCTGGTCTGAAGGACTTGATTGGGAAAAGTCTTTATAGTTGACGCTAACTGTATGAGGGGAAATGGTGCTTTGACTTGGTTCCACCATCTGTTTGGGTAGATTTTACTAggctttgtttttgtgtggtgcattttttttatttattttttttctctcttctcctcccccttcctaatcttgatctaattAAGTAAAATGGTAAATAACAGTGATCATGAAGattaattgtattttattttattcctaGCTTGCCCTTGGCTTTACAAAAAAGCACTGCCAGACCTCAAAGGTGAATGTGAAGATGAGCTGCGCCTTCTTATTGTGTTTTTtacagatatttatttatttttaatattttactgtGTATTAATATTGACTAATTttattaagtatttttatttaaataaaaatattcattttttataAACTTTAGTCTTTCCTGTTTCTATCCAACATGTGAATTTGCTGTGACAATGTGTATTAAAGCTAGTCATCCTGCCAGCAATTAAAGTGGTCTCAGACAAAGTGCAATAACTCCCCCTGCACAATACACCAAAGGGGACATACTGTACAACCTATGTGCTATTGGGCTCTGAAAATGAAGCTTCTCCTTAAAGTATGCTGTCACCAAGTGTATGCTGGCAGCATGAACTGGTAATGGCAACCATTATTCAAAATTCCTGAACAGATTTTATTCTGGCTGTATCACAAATGTTGCATCAGGTATGGTAGCATAAACCTGTTAAGAGTCTCTTAAAGTTGGAAATGGATGTCTCTCCTAGCGCATCAGAAGCTGATGGTACATAATGAGTAGCTATGTTTCAATTGCGGcaagttcaaaaaaaaaaaagtccctctAACTGCCTCCTTAACTCCCGATCTAAGATGGTGCACAGGAAGCAGCTTCAGCTATGAATACAGCATGCCAAACAAGAAATCCATGATGCATATTAAATGATGTACCAGGCTGCTTTTAATATGATCCAATAGGGGCTCATGTGCACACGACCAAGGCTTTTCTCCTCATCCAACCTGCATTTTGCaggttggatgcggacccattcacttcaatggggccccaaaagaAGCAGACGGCACACATGCTTTTCCCCGACGCCTCCACAACGGGGGGAGGGGACACCCTCCTATGAgtccggacaggaaacaacgcAGAAGATTTAAGAGCCTCCTCCCCCTTACCTAGTCAGTCGTTTCCTGTCCTCGGATGCACGTGGAAGCTGCTCCTGGAGTGCCAGGAGAAACCCTTCTTTTCGCCTCGGTCCTTGGGGTCCTTCCCTACGCTTATGTGGGAGGGCTGGAGCAGGGAACGGGTCCTCGGCCGCATGGCCTCCCTTCCTGTTCCTGGGAATAAGCCCTGCTTGCAGGCATCCCCGGGCGCGCAATAGTTTCCTGACCTAACTATCACAGGATCTGACGTCAGCGGGCGAGATTCTCCTCGGGCAAGAGAATCTCTCGAAGGCGGAGCGAAATTCCATTAAAGGTTCAGTGGTGGCGTCCTCGTGCTGCACTGGTACCATGGTGGCCCCTGGAGACATGGACACTGCCAAAAAGCCTGTGGCTCCCTCTGCCTCAGCCTGGTCCCTCTGCCTCAGCCTCAGAGGAGAGATATGCTTAAGCTGTATATGCTATACTATACTCTGTATTGCTGCACTTGGTACCTGCTGCTTTCCACCACCGGTGAAGGGTCTGGCCTCTCACATAGTTTTTTGCTGGTCTCTAAATTTGCTCCCCGTTTTTTGTTTGATCTTAGGCCAGAGAGACCTTGACCCCAAAACCGTCTGGTGGAGACCTGGCACGGAAAAAATGTGCCATTTGTCGCAAAGCACTCCTCCAAATCTAAAAAACCTCTGTGCCCCAAATGCATAGAAAAGATTGTCTCAGTGGAATCTCCTTCCCTTCTCGAGTCTGAGGTCAATAATAAAAAGTTAATGCGGCAGTAGACCTAAGAATGCCGTCATCCCCAAGACCAGCCACCTCTCAAAGATCTCTAGTCTCTGACACCAGGTTTGAATTGGATGAAGGGGAAGTGTTTTCCGGATcagactcctcctccttctgATGACTGCTCGGGGAAACCTCTCTTTCAGCCGGAAGAAACGGATTGGCTCTTAAAAACCATCAGAGCGACTATGAATATTGAGGAGGTGAAGGAGGCTCATTCTGTACAGGACCAAATGTACCAAGGGTTAGGGGAAGGAAAGAAAAGAACCTTTCCCATTCACAATAATGTCAAGTCTTATTGCGAAGGAATGGAAAGATCCAGAAAAAAGGTTGCTATATCGGGCTCCTTTAAACGCAAATACCCCTTTGACTCGAACCTGTGGGGAAAAAATGCCAAAGGTGGATGCACCAGTAGCTCGGATCTCTAAAAGAACCTCGCTACCTTTTGAGGATACTGGCCTCCTCAGGGACACCATGGACAAAGTGCGAAAGCCTTTTTTTAAAATCATGGGAGACTAACACCGCTATGCTGCGGCCAGGTATAGCTTCTACATGTACTGCAAGTACACTTTCAGTTTGGCTGAACCAGCTAGAAAATCATCTGGCGGCTGGTACCCCACAAGAAGAAATCCTGGCTTCCCTGCCAGTTCTCAAGAAAGCGTCTAATTTTCTTGCTGATTCATCAGCGGACTTAGTGAAACTCTCTGCCATATCGGCAGCCTTGTCAAATGCCACAAGAAGAGCTGTCTGGCTCCGCACCTGGTCAGGGGACACGAGCTCAAAGAACCGCCTATGTTCCATCCTGTGTAAAGGCGATAGGTTATTTGGTTCCACCTTAGATGATGTTCTGGACAAAGCTGCGGACAAAAAGAAGGGTTTCCCCATGGAGAAACGCTATTTTCATCAGAGGCGTGCCTTTCGAAATCAAAGAAAGCCCAAAGGGGATCCTAAAAAGAAAGAGTTCAAAGAGATGGCAGCCCTCCAGAGGTAGGGGTAGAGGGTTTCTCTTCAACCCCGAAAATGCCTTATCCtcaaaacaatgacgccagaggtCAGGTGGGGGGCAGACTAATCCGCTTTGCCTCCGTCTGGGAAAATATCGGAGTATCTCCCTGGGTGGTGGACACCTTAAGTCAAGGCCTAAGGTTAGAGTTTCTTTCTGTACCGACAGAACGTTTCATGAtcaacaaaatactgcctcaagaAGAGAGACAATCTTGCCTAGAGTCAGAAATTATGTCTCTGATTCAGAAAGGTGTAATATGTCAGGTTCCTGCGGAAGAACAGGGCAGGGGGTTCTACTCCCCTGTCTTCTT from the Bufo bufo chromosome 2, aBufBuf1.1, whole genome shotgun sequence genome contains:
- the AREG gene encoding amphiregulin: MSSQRSHVVGGVLLFLACLYTAHCSLSNSTENEITVTLSGEGHHIGLENVIEVPDDEYSEDENPEEDLSGHSVEDIIRVQAVVKPADGDVTASTVGKKADKKKKGEKKKNKQKTPCQTTHKSFCVHGKCRYLAKVPAVSCKCHENYFGERCTERYLRTGTTDHNDMTTTTILAVVAVLLSVISITAIIIIIVVHTRRKYSSYDCEAEETKKLGQDHGSEDV